The following proteins come from a genomic window of Enterobacter chengduensis:
- the kefC gene encoding glutathione-regulated potassium-efflux system protein KefC — MDSHTLIQALIYLGAAALIVPVAVRLGLGSVLGYLIAGCVIGPWGFRLVTDAEAILHFAEIGVVLMLFVIGLELDPQRLWKLRASVFGGGALQMVACGLLLGGFCILLGMDWKVAELIGMTLALSSTAIAMQAMNERNLTVSQMGRSAFSVLLFQDIAAIPLVAMIPLLAASGSSTTLGAFALSALKVAGALALVVVLGRYVTRPLLRFVARSGLREVFSAVALFLVFGFGLLLEEAGLSMAMGAFLAGVLLASSEYRHALESDIEPFKGLLLGLFFIGVGMSVDFGTLVTHPLRIVILLVGFLVIKMAMLWLIARPLKVPNRQRSWFAVLLGQGSEFAFVVFGAAQMANVLDPEWAKALTLAVALSMAATPVLLVVLTRLEKSGSEQEREADEIDEEQPRVIIAGFGRYGQIVGRLLLSSGVKMVILDHDPDHVDTLRKFDMKVFYGDATRVDLLESAGAAKAEVLINAIDDPETSLQMVEMAKEHFPDLTIISRARDVDHYIRLRQAGVESPERETFEGALKSGRMALENLGLGAYEARERADLFRRFNTEMVEEMAAMAGSTATERAAVFKRTSAMLTEIINEDRNHLSLIQRHGWQGTEEGKHTGDPSDEPESKPSA; from the coding sequence ATGGATAGCCATACGCTGATACAGGCGCTGATTTACCTCGGCGCGGCGGCGCTGATTGTGCCCGTGGCGGTGCGTCTGGGGCTGGGCTCCGTTCTCGGCTACCTGATTGCGGGGTGCGTGATTGGGCCGTGGGGCTTCCGGCTGGTCACCGATGCCGAGGCGATTCTCCATTTCGCTGAAATCGGCGTGGTGCTGATGCTCTTTGTGATTGGTCTGGAGCTCGACCCGCAGCGGTTATGGAAGCTTCGCGCCTCGGTATTTGGCGGTGGGGCGCTGCAGATGGTGGCCTGCGGCCTGCTGCTGGGCGGGTTCTGCATCCTGTTGGGTATGGACTGGAAGGTGGCAGAGCTCATCGGCATGACGCTGGCGCTCTCCTCAACGGCTATTGCCATGCAGGCGATGAACGAGCGAAATCTGACGGTATCCCAGATGGGGCGCAGCGCGTTCTCGGTGCTGCTGTTCCAGGACATTGCCGCTATTCCGCTGGTGGCGATGATCCCGCTGCTGGCGGCCAGCGGTTCCTCCACCACGCTGGGCGCTTTCGCGCTGTCGGCACTGAAAGTGGCGGGCGCGCTGGCGCTGGTGGTGGTGCTTGGCCGCTACGTGACCCGCCCGCTGCTGCGGTTTGTTGCCCGCTCTGGCCTGCGCGAAGTGTTCAGCGCCGTGGCGCTGTTCCTGGTGTTTGGCTTCGGCCTGCTGCTGGAGGAAGCCGGGCTGTCGATGGCGATGGGGGCATTCCTTGCAGGCGTTCTGCTGGCGAGCTCTGAATACCGTCACGCGCTGGAAAGCGATATCGAGCCGTTCAAAGGCCTGCTGCTGGGGCTGTTTTTCATCGGCGTGGGGATGTCCGTCGACTTCGGCACGCTGGTGACGCATCCGCTGCGGATTGTCATCCTGCTCGTCGGCTTCCTGGTCATTAAAATGGCGATGCTGTGGCTGATTGCGCGCCCGCTGAAGGTGCCGAACAGGCAGCGAAGCTGGTTTGCGGTTCTGCTGGGGCAGGGAAGCGAATTTGCGTTCGTGGTCTTTGGCGCGGCGCAAATGGCAAACGTCCTCGATCCCGAGTGGGCGAAAGCGCTGACGCTGGCGGTCGCGCTGTCGATGGCGGCGACGCCCGTCCTGCTGGTGGTGCTGACGCGTCTGGAAAAATCGGGCAGCGAGCAGGAGCGCGAAGCCGATGAGATTGACGAAGAGCAGCCGCGCGTGATCATTGCCGGATTTGGCCGCTACGGGCAGATCGTAGGCCGTCTGCTGCTGTCCAGCGGGGTGAAGATGGTCATCCTCGATCACGATCCCGACCATGTTGATACCCTGCGTAAATTCGATATGAAGGTGTTTTACGGCGATGCGACCCGCGTCGACCTGCTGGAATCCGCCGGGGCGGCGAAAGCCGAGGTGCTGATCAACGCCATTGACGATCCGGAGACCAGCCTGCAGATGGTGGAAATGGCGAAAGAGCATTTCCCGGATCTGACCATCATCTCCCGCGCGCGCGATGTGGATCACTATATCCGCCTCAGGCAGGCGGGCGTCGAATCCCCCGAGCGTGAAACCTTCGAAGGCGCGCTGAAGTCTGGCCGCATGGCGCTGGAAAACCTGGGGCTGGGCGCGTACGAAGCGCGCGAACGGGCAGACCTGTTCCGCCGCTTTAATACCGAGATGGTGGAAGAGATGGCGGCGATGGCGGGCAGTACGGCCACCGAGCGTGCGGCGGTGTTTAAACGCACCAGCGCGATGCTGACGGAGATCATCAATGAGGATCGCAATCACCTGTCGCTGATCCAGCGGCACGGCTGGCAGGGCACGGAAGAGGGCAAGCATACCGGGGATCCTTCTGACGAGCCGGAGAGTAAACCTTCCGCGTGA
- the folA gene encoding type 3 dihydrofolate reductase: MISLIAALAVDRVIGMENAMPWNLPADLAWFKRTTLNKPVVMGRLTWESIGRPLPGRKNIVISSQPGTDDRVEWVKSVDEAIAACGNAEEIMVIGGGRVYEQFLPKAQKLYLTHIDAEVEGDTHFPDYDPDEWESVFSEFHDADAQNSHSYCFEILERR; the protein is encoded by the coding sequence ATGATCAGTCTGATTGCAGCGCTGGCGGTAGACCGCGTTATCGGTATGGAAAATGCCATGCCGTGGAACCTGCCTGCCGATCTCGCATGGTTTAAACGTACAACGTTAAACAAGCCGGTAGTGATGGGCCGCCTGACCTGGGAGTCGATTGGTCGTCCATTGCCGGGCCGTAAGAATATCGTTATCAGTAGCCAGCCGGGCACTGACGATCGCGTCGAATGGGTGAAATCGGTAGACGAGGCGATTGCTGCATGCGGCAATGCTGAAGAGATCATGGTGATTGGCGGTGGGCGCGTGTACGAGCAGTTCCTGCCAAAAGCGCAGAAGCTGTATCTGACCCACATTGATGCCGAAGTGGAAGGGGATACCCATTTCCCGGACTACGATCCGGACGAGTGGGAATCGGTATTCAGCGAATTCCACGACGCGGATGCGCAGAACTCTCACAGCTACTGCTTCGAGATTCTGGAACGTCGTTAA
- the apaH gene encoding bis(5'-nucleosyl)-tetraphosphatase (symmetrical) ApaH, translating into MSTYLIGDVHGCYDELIALLKQVDFTPEQDTLWLTGDLVARGPGSLDVLRFVKSLGDSVRMVLGNHDLHLLAVFAGISRNKPKDRLTPLLDAPDADDLLNWLRRQPLLQVDEEKKLVMAHAGITPQWDLETAKTCARDVEAVLASDSYPFFLDAMYGDMPNHWSEELSGLARLRFITNAFTRMRFCFPNGQLDMYSKETPESAPAPLKPWFAIPGPVTSEYSVVFGHWAALEGKGTPEGIYGLDTGCCWGGELTCLRWEDKAYFVQPSNRQLDSGENEAVAS; encoded by the coding sequence ATGTCTACATATCTGATTGGCGACGTTCACGGCTGCTACGATGAACTGATCGCATTGTTAAAACAGGTCGACTTTACGCCAGAACAAGACACGCTCTGGCTGACGGGCGATTTAGTCGCGCGTGGCCCCGGCTCTCTTGACGTGTTGCGTTTCGTCAAATCGCTGGGCGACAGCGTGCGCATGGTGCTGGGCAATCACGATCTGCATCTGCTGGCGGTGTTCGCCGGGATCAGCCGCAACAAACCCAAAGATCGCCTCACCCCGCTGCTTGATGCGCCGGACGCGGACGATCTGCTTAACTGGCTGCGCCGTCAGCCCCTGCTGCAGGTCGACGAAGAGAAAAAGCTGGTCATGGCGCATGCCGGGATCACCCCACAATGGGATCTTGAGACGGCGAAAACCTGCGCGCGTGACGTTGAGGCGGTGCTGGCGAGCGACTCGTATCCTTTCTTCCTTGATGCCATGTACGGCGATATGCCAAACCACTGGAGCGAGGAGCTTAGCGGTCTTGCCCGTCTGCGCTTTATCACCAACGCCTTCACCCGCATGCGTTTCTGCTTCCCGAACGGACAGCTGGACATGTATTCCAAAGAGACGCCGGAAAGCGCGCCCGCTCCGCTGAAACCGTGGTTTGCCATTCCGGGGCCGGTGACCAGCGAGTACAGCGTGGTATTTGGCCACTGGGCGGCACTGGAAGGAAAAGGAACACCGGAAGGGATTTACGGTCTGGATACCGGATGCTGCTGGGGCGGAGAGTTAACCTGCTTACGCTGGGAAGATAAAGCGTACTTTGTGCAGCCGTCCAACCGACAGCTTGACTCAGGAGAAAACGAGGCCGTTGCCTCCTGA
- the apaG gene encoding Co2+/Mg2+ efflux protein ApaG has protein sequence MIDSPRVCVHVQSVYVESQSSPDEERFVFAYTVTIRNLGRTPVQLRGRYWLITNGNGREIEVQGEGVVGEQPHIAPGEEYQYTSGAVIETPMGTMQGHYEMVDVDGNGFRVAIPVFRLAVTTLIH, from the coding sequence ATGATTGATTCGCCCCGCGTCTGTGTCCATGTACAAAGCGTCTATGTTGAATCACAGTCCTCTCCGGACGAAGAACGCTTTGTCTTCGCTTACACCGTGACCATTCGCAATCTGGGGCGGACGCCCGTGCAGCTGCGCGGGCGCTACTGGCTTATCACCAACGGCAATGGTCGCGAAATCGAAGTTCAGGGCGAAGGTGTGGTCGGTGAACAGCCCCACATCGCCCCTGGCGAAGAGTACCAGTACACCAGCGGTGCGGTAATTGAAACGCCGATGGGTACCATGCAAGGCCATTATGAAATGGTCGACGTCGATGGCAATGGCTTCCGCGTTGCCATTCCCGTGTTCCGTCTCGCCGTAACCACACTCATTCATTAA
- the rsmA gene encoding 16S rRNA (adenine(1518)-N(6)/adenine(1519)-N(6))-dimethyltransferase RsmA, giving the protein MTNRVHQGHLARKRFGQNFLNDQFVIESIVSAINPQKGQAMVEIGPGLAALTEPVGERLDQLTVIELDRDLAARLQTHPFLGPKLTIYQQDAMTMNFGELSEKMGQPLRVFGNLPYNISTPLMFHLFSYTDAIADMHFMLQKEVVNRLVAGPNSKAYGRLSVMAQYYCNVIPVLEVPPSAFTPPPKVDSAVVRLVPHKTKPYPVKDLRVLSRITTEAFNQRRKTIRNSLSNSFTVEVLAELGIDPAMRAENISVEQYCKLANYISDNAPSKES; this is encoded by the coding sequence ATGACTAATCGAGTCCATCAGGGCCACTTAGCCCGTAAACGTTTCGGGCAAAACTTCCTTAACGATCAGTTCGTGATCGAAAGCATTGTCTCGGCTATTAATCCGCAAAAAGGTCAGGCGATGGTCGAAATCGGCCCGGGCCTTGCCGCGCTGACCGAGCCGGTCGGCGAACGCCTCGACCAGCTGACCGTCATCGAACTGGACCGCGATCTGGCCGCACGCCTGCAAACGCACCCGTTCCTCGGGCCGAAGCTGACTATCTATCAGCAGGACGCCATGACCATGAACTTTGGCGAACTGTCGGAAAAAATGGGTCAGCCGCTGCGCGTATTCGGCAACCTGCCGTACAACATCTCCACGCCGCTCATGTTCCACCTGTTTAGCTATACTGATGCCATTGCCGACATGCACTTCATGTTGCAAAAAGAGGTTGTTAACCGTCTGGTTGCAGGCCCGAACAGTAAAGCGTATGGTCGTTTAAGCGTGATGGCGCAATATTACTGCAACGTGATCCCGGTACTCGAAGTACCGCCGTCAGCGTTCACACCACCACCGAAAGTGGATTCAGCGGTTGTGCGCCTTGTGCCGCACAAAACGAAACCGTATCCGGTTAAAGATCTGCGCGTGCTCAGCCGCATTACCACAGAGGCCTTTAACCAGCGCCGTAAAACGATCCGTAACAGCCTGAGCAATTCATTTACCGTTGAGGTATTAGCTGAACTTGGGATCGACCCGGCAATGCGTGCGGAGAACATTTCCGTAGAGCAGTACTGCAAGCTGGCTAATTACATCAGCGATAATGCGCCGTCGAAGGAGAGTTAA
- the pdxA gene encoding 4-hydroxythreonine-4-phosphate dehydrogenase PdxA, which produces MKQHRVVITPGEPAGIGPDLVVQLAQRSWPVELVVCADATLLQDRAALLGLPLTLIPYVEGQQPAPQQAGTLTLLSVPLRTPVIPGQLSTENGHYVVETLARACDGCLKGEFAALITGPVHKGVINEAGIPFTGHTEFFEERSRSPKVVMMLATEAMRVALVTTHLPIKAIPDAITPELLREIIGILHHDLQTKFGIPQPHVLVCGLNPHAGEGGHMGTEEIDTIIPVLNEMRAKGMNLSGPLPADTLFQPKYLDNADAVLAMYHDQGLPVLKYQGFGRGVNITLGLPFIRTSVDHGTALDLAGQGKADVGSFITALNLAIKMIVNTQ; this is translated from the coding sequence ATGAAACAGCATCGTGTTGTTATCACGCCCGGCGAACCCGCCGGGATTGGGCCTGACCTCGTTGTCCAGCTCGCCCAGCGCAGCTGGCCGGTAGAGCTGGTTGTCTGTGCCGATGCAACACTGTTACAGGACCGGGCAGCATTGCTCGGTCTGCCTTTAACGCTCATCCCCTACGTTGAAGGTCAACAGCCTGCACCGCAGCAAGCCGGTACGCTCACCCTTCTCTCCGTTCCCCTTCGTACGCCGGTTATTCCGGGCCAGCTCAGCACGGAAAACGGTCACTATGTCGTTGAAACCCTTGCGCGCGCCTGCGACGGCTGCCTGAAGGGCGAATTTGCCGCCCTGATCACCGGCCCGGTTCACAAAGGCGTTATCAACGAAGCAGGCATACCGTTTACCGGGCATACGGAATTTTTCGAAGAGCGTTCGCGTAGCCCGAAAGTGGTGATGATGCTGGCAACAGAGGCGATGCGCGTTGCGCTGGTGACCACCCATCTGCCGATCAAAGCCATTCCTGATGCGATCACCCCTGAACTCCTGCGCGAGATCATCGGGATTTTGCACCACGACCTGCAGACAAAATTTGGCATCCCGCAGCCGCACGTGCTGGTATGTGGCCTCAATCCACACGCCGGGGAAGGCGGGCACATGGGCACCGAAGAGATCGACACGATCATTCCGGTACTCAACGAAATGCGGGCGAAGGGGATGAATCTCAGCGGGCCGCTGCCTGCGGATACCCTTTTCCAGCCGAAATACCTGGATAATGCCGACGCCGTGCTCGCGATGTACCACGATCAGGGCCTGCCCGTGCTAAAATACCAGGGCTTTGGCCGCGGCGTGAATATCACCCTCGGTTTACCCTTTATTCGAACGTCCGTTGACCACGGTACTGCGCTGGATCTGGCAGGCCAGGGGAAAGCGGATGTCGGCAGTTTTATTACGGCGCTTAATCTCGCCATCAAAATGATTGTTAATACTCAATGA
- the surA gene encoding peptidylprolyl isomerase SurA gives MKNWKTLLLGVAMVANTSFAAPQVVDKVAAVVNNGVVLESDVDGLMKSVKLNSGEAGQQLPDDATLRHQILERLIMDQIVLQMGQKMGVKVTDEQLDQAIANIAKQNNMSLDQMRSRLAYDGISYATYRNQIRKEMLISEVRNNEVRRRVTILPQEVDALAKQVGNQNDASTELNLSHILIPLPENPTSDQAAEAESQARSIVEQARNGGDFGKLAITYSADQQALKGGQMGWGRIQELPSIFAQALSTAKKGDIVGPIRSGVGFHILKVNDLRGQSQNISVTEVHARHILLKPSPIMTDDQARAKLEQIAADIKSSKTSFDKAAKEFSQDPGSANQGGDLGWAAADIYDPAFRDALMKLNKGQISAPVHSSFGWHLIELMDTRNVDKTDAAQKDRAYRMLFNRKFSEEAATWMQEQRASAYVKILSN, from the coding sequence ATGAAGAACTGGAAAACGCTGCTGCTCGGTGTCGCTATGGTTGCGAATACCAGCTTCGCGGCCCCCCAGGTTGTTGATAAAGTCGCTGCTGTGGTTAACAACGGCGTCGTGCTTGAAAGTGACGTTGACGGTCTGATGAAATCGGTGAAGCTCAATTCGGGCGAAGCCGGTCAACAGCTTCCTGATGACGCCACGCTGCGCCACCAGATCCTGGAGCGTCTGATCATGGATCAGATCGTTCTGCAGATGGGGCAAAAAATGGGCGTGAAGGTCACTGACGAGCAGCTCGATCAGGCGATCGCTAACATCGCGAAGCAGAACAATATGTCTTTAGATCAGATGCGCAGCCGTCTGGCCTATGACGGCATCAGCTACGCCACCTACCGTAACCAGATCCGTAAAGAGATGCTGATTTCGGAAGTGCGTAACAACGAAGTGCGTCGCCGCGTCACCATCCTGCCTCAGGAAGTGGACGCGCTGGCAAAACAGGTGGGTAACCAGAACGATGCGAGCACAGAGCTGAACCTGAGCCACATTCTGATCCCACTGCCAGAGAACCCAACGTCCGATCAGGCCGCGGAAGCAGAAAGCCAGGCGCGTTCGATTGTCGAACAGGCGCGTAACGGCGGCGACTTTGGCAAGCTGGCCATCACTTACTCCGCAGACCAACAGGCGCTGAAAGGCGGCCAGATGGGCTGGGGACGTATTCAGGAGCTGCCATCCATCTTTGCCCAGGCGCTGAGCACGGCGAAGAAAGGAGATATCGTTGGTCCTATTCGTTCAGGCGTGGGCTTCCACATTCTGAAAGTGAACGATCTGCGCGGCCAGAGCCAAAATATTTCCGTCACCGAAGTTCATGCTCGCCACATTCTTCTGAAACCGTCACCGATCATGACTGACGATCAGGCGCGTGCGAAGCTGGAACAGATTGCAGCGGACATTAAGAGCAGTAAAACCTCATTTGATAAAGCAGCAAAAGAGTTCTCTCAGGATCCCGGCTCTGCTAACCAGGGCGGCGATCTGGGCTGGGCAGCTGCGGATATCTACGATCCTGCCTTCCGCGACGCGTTGATGAAGCTGAACAAAGGCCAGATCAGCGCGCCGGTTCACTCTTCATTTGGCTGGCATCTGATCGAGCTGATGGACACCCGTAACGTGGATAAAACGGATGCGGCACAGAAAGACAGAGCCTACCGCATGCTGTTCAACCGTAAGTTCTCTGAAGAAGCAGCTACCTGGATGCAGGAACAACGCGCCAGTGCCTACGTGAAAATTCTGAGCAACTAA
- the lptD gene encoding LPS assembly protein LptD: protein MKKRIPTLLATMIGTALYSQQGLAADLASQCMLGVPSYNRPLVSGDTNSLPVTITADSSKGTYPDNATFTGNVDINQGNSRLQADEVQLHQKQPEGAAEPVRTVDALGNVHYDDNQVILKGPKAWSNLNTKDTNVWEGDYQMVGRQGRGDADLMKQRGENRYTILENGTFTSCLPGSNTWSVVGSEVIHDREEQVAEIWNARFKLGPVPVFYSPYLQLPVGDKRRSGFLIPNAKYSTTNYFEFYLPYYWNIAPNMDATITPHYIHKRGNVMWENEFRYLTQAGAGLMELDYLPSDKVFQDEHPTEGDKHRWLYYWQHAGVMDQVWRFNVDYTKVSDSSYFNDFSSKYGSSTDGYATQKFSVGYAVQNFDATVSTKQFQVFSDQATPTYGAEPQLDVNWYQNDVGPFDTHVYAQAVHFVNTDSDMPEATRVHLEPTINLPWSNDWASLDTEAKLMATHYQQKNIDNYNATNNAHLEESVNRTLPQFKMDGKLIFERDMALLADGYTQTLEPRMQYLYVPYRDQSNINNYDSSLLQSDYSGLFRDRTYGGLDRIASANQLTTGVTTRVYDDAAVERFNVSVGQIYYFTESRTGDDNIKWEKDNKTGSLIWAGDTYWRMTDRWGLRGGVQYDTRLDNIANSTAAIEYRRDEDRMVQLTYRYASPEYIQATLPNYGTAEQYKDGISQVGGAASWPIADRWSIVGAYYFDTNVNKPADQMVGLQYNSCCYALRVGYERKLNGWNTENNQSKYDNVIGFNFELRGLSSNYGLGTQKMLRSNILPYSSAL from the coding sequence ATGAAAAAACGTATCCCCACCCTCCTGGCCACAATGATTGGCACCGCCCTGTACAGTCAACAGGGGCTGGCGGCCGATCTCGCCTCGCAATGTATGCTTGGCGTCCCAAGCTATAATCGCCCACTGGTGAGTGGCGATACAAATAGCTTGCCGGTAACCATTACTGCCGACAGTTCTAAAGGGACCTACCCTGACAATGCCACGTTTACGGGCAATGTGGATATTAACCAGGGCAATAGCCGCCTGCAGGCAGATGAAGTGCAGTTGCACCAGAAGCAGCCGGAAGGCGCGGCCGAGCCGGTACGCACGGTGGATGCGCTGGGTAATGTGCACTATGACGACAATCAGGTCATCCTGAAAGGTCCGAAAGCCTGGTCAAACCTGAATACGAAAGATACTAACGTCTGGGAAGGTGATTACCAGATGGTGGGTCGCCAGGGGCGCGGTGACGCAGACCTGATGAAACAGCGCGGCGAAAACCGCTATACGATCCTGGAAAACGGTACGTTCACGTCATGTCTGCCGGGTTCAAATACCTGGAGCGTGGTCGGGAGCGAAGTTATCCATGACCGTGAAGAACAGGTCGCGGAGATCTGGAACGCGCGCTTTAAGCTGGGCCCGGTACCGGTATTCTACAGCCCTTATCTGCAGCTTCCCGTAGGTGACAAACGCCGCTCGGGCTTCCTGATCCCCAATGCCAAATACAGCACCACGAACTACTTTGAGTTCTACCTGCCGTATTACTGGAACATCGCGCCCAACATGGATGCGACGATCACGCCGCACTATATCCACAAGCGCGGCAACGTCATGTGGGAGAACGAGTTCCGCTATCTGACTCAGGCTGGTGCAGGTCTGATGGAGCTGGATTATCTGCCGTCGGATAAAGTCTTCCAGGACGAGCATCCGACCGAGGGCGATAAGCACCGCTGGTTATACTACTGGCAGCATGCCGGGGTGATGGATCAGGTGTGGCGCTTTAATGTTGACTACACCAAAGTTAGCGATTCGTCTTATTTTAACGACTTCTCTTCGAAATACGGCTCAAGTACGGATGGCTATGCCACGCAGAAATTCAGCGTAGGCTATGCGGTGCAGAACTTTGACGCAACCGTCTCGACCAAGCAGTTCCAGGTATTTTCTGACCAGGCCACGCCTACCTACGGCGCTGAGCCCCAGCTGGATGTTAATTGGTATCAGAATGATGTGGGTCCATTTGACACCCATGTGTACGCTCAGGCCGTGCATTTCGTTAACACGGATTCGGACATGCCTGAAGCCACGCGTGTTCACCTTGAGCCGACGATCAATCTGCCGTGGTCCAACGATTGGGCAAGCCTGGATACCGAAGCCAAGCTGATGGCGACGCACTATCAGCAAAAAAATATCGATAATTACAACGCAACTAACAATGCTCACCTGGAAGAATCCGTAAACCGCACGCTTCCGCAGTTCAAAATGGACGGCAAGCTGATCTTTGAGCGTGATATGGCCTTGTTGGCAGATGGTTATACTCAGACGCTGGAGCCACGTATGCAGTACCTGTACGTGCCTTATCGCGACCAGAGCAACATCAACAACTATGACTCCTCTTTACTGCAATCTGACTACAGCGGCCTGTTCCGTGACCGTACCTACGGCGGCCTTGACCGCATCGCCTCCGCTAACCAGTTAACGACCGGTGTCACAACGCGCGTATATGATGATGCCGCCGTTGAACGTTTTAACGTTTCTGTTGGTCAAATCTACTACTTCACCGAGTCTCGCACGGGCGATGACAATATTAAGTGGGAGAAAGATAACAAGACGGGCTCGCTGATTTGGGCTGGCGACACCTACTGGCGTATGACCGATCGTTGGGGCCTGCGCGGCGGCGTGCAATATGACACCCGTCTCGACAATATCGCCAACAGTACGGCAGCTATTGAGTATCGCCGGGATGAAGATCGTATGGTGCAGTTGACCTATCGTTATGCCAGCCCGGAATATATTCAGGCGACGTTACCGAACTACGGTACTGCAGAGCAGTATAAAGACGGTATCTCACAGGTGGGTGGCGCAGCGAGTTGGCCAATCGCCGACCGTTGGTCAATCGTAGGTGCGTACTACTTCGATACTAACGTCAATAAACCTGCTGACCAGATGGTAGGTCTGCAATATAACTCCTGCTGTTACGCGCTGCGTGTCGGTTACGAACGTAAGCTTAACGGCTGGAACACTGAAAACAATCAGAGCAAATACGATAACGTGATTGGCTTTAACTTCGAGTTACGCGGCCTGAGTTCCAACTACGGTCTGGGTACGCAGAAAATGCTGCGCTCGAATATTCTGCCGTACAGTAGCGCCTTGTAA
- the djlA gene encoding co-chaperone DjlA: protein MQYWGKIIGVAFAIIMGAGFWGVVLGLIIGHMFDKARSRKMAWFANQRERQSLFFSTTFEVMGHLTKSKGRVTEADIQIASVFMDRMNLHGDSRLAAQNAFRIGKADNYPLREKMRQFRSICFGRFDLIRMFLEIQIQAAFADGSLHPNERDVLYVIAEELGISRIQFDQFLRMMQGGAQFGGGYHQQSSGGAWQQAQRGPTLEDACNVLGVKPTDDQTTIKRAYRKLMSEHHPDKLVAKGLPPEMMEMAKQKAQEIQKAYELIKEKKGFK from the coding sequence ATGCAGTATTGGGGTAAAATAATCGGCGTTGCGTTCGCCATCATCATGGGTGCCGGGTTCTGGGGAGTTGTGCTTGGGCTTATTATCGGCCATATGTTTGACAAAGCGCGCAGCCGCAAAATGGCCTGGTTTGCCAACCAGCGCGAGCGTCAGTCACTCTTTTTCTCGACCACCTTTGAGGTCATGGGGCACTTAACCAAATCCAAAGGGCGCGTCACCGAAGCCGATATTCAGATTGCCAGCGTCTTTATGGATCGCATGAATCTGCACGGTGACTCCCGTCTGGCAGCGCAGAATGCGTTTCGCATAGGTAAAGCGGATAACTATCCGCTTCGCGAAAAAATGCGTCAGTTCCGCAGCATCTGCTTTGGACGTTTTGATTTAATTCGGATGTTTCTGGAAATTCAAATCCAGGCGGCGTTTGCTGACGGTTCACTTCACCCTAACGAACGTGACGTGCTTTACGTCATTGCGGAAGAGCTGGGCATCTCCCGTATCCAGTTCGATCAGTTCCTGCGCATGATGCAGGGTGGGGCACAGTTTGGCGGCGGGTATCACCAGCAGTCGTCCGGCGGTGCCTGGCAGCAGGCGCAGCGGGGCCCGACGCTGGAAGATGCCTGCAACGTGCTTGGGGTAAAGCCCACTGACGATCAGACCACCATCAAGCGCGCCTATCGTAAGCTGATGAGCGAGCACCATCCGGACAAGCTGGTGGCGAAAGGTTTACCGCCGGAAATGATGGAAATGGCGAAGCAAAAAGCGCAGGAAATCCAGAAGGCGTACGAGCTGATCAAAGAGAAGAAAGGTTTCAAATAA